In Drosophila ananassae strain 14024-0371.13 chromosome 3R, ASM1763931v2, whole genome shotgun sequence, the DNA window TTATTTGGGGGTATTCTTTATAGTGCACACTTTCATCACACTCCTCGTTTGCCTTGTAATCTTTACTCTTCCAGTGGTAAGATGGCAAGATACCTTGTTAAAGGATGACGACTACATATAAACTTTCACAGCATCCTCCGTACGTTAATATGGAAATCGCGTTCCAAGTAGTTTCGGCGTCTCTTGTCATAGCGTGTCTGAGTGTTAATTTCATAGAGCACATTGTGGTGCATCATTGTTGGTATATGGCAGCCTCATCGGTTGTAGCAACATTAATAGCAACTTTTAGTGGTAAGTTACACTACCCTAAGATTATTATGTTAATTACAATatcaatattaataaatattcatttaaTATTCCGTAGATTTAGGGCAGTGCCTTATTTTTAAGGAATTCTACGGATGGAACCTATACAACTCATACGACACTTACATACTCTGCATGATCTACATGTTCCTGccaataatttcaataaaaatttgcCTTATATTGGGCGCTATAGTAAGTTCCCTGTATATCGGGCATTACTACTACAACCTGGGAGTAAGTTTAGAGACAGAAAATTTCAATAGGACTGTCGATGTTACACACTTCTTTTGCTTTAACCTGCTGGGCGTATTCTATCGGATGATGAACGATATACTGGTGCGCTCCTCCTTCCTCGACCGCCAGCAGTACATGATAGAAGAGTTTTGGCTGCGAAATGCTCGGAAACAGGAGGCAGCCCTTCTAAACACAATTTTTCCGCCGCAGATAGCCAAGTCTATATATCGCTCCATCAAGGAGAGAATCATTAACGCGAACCTATTAAATGAAAAGCAACAAGCCCGCATCCAGCACTCAACTATAATGGCGATCCAGATGCACCCTGATGTCAGTATCCTTTACGCAGATGTGGTCAACTACACCCATCTGACAACCACACTTCCGGTGCAAGAGCTGGTGAACGTGCTGCACGATCTCTACGGTAGATTTGATATGGCGGCCAATATCTTCAATGTTATGAGGATCAAGTTCTTGGGTGACTGCTATTATTGTGTAGCAGGTCTACAACAGCCGGACCCTCAGCACGCGAAATTGGCCGTGTCCTTGGGTATTTCAATGATAGCCAATATCAAAGAAGTACGGTAAGTAAAGAGCACATCAATAAAAATCCTATATTACAAATGTTAAATGTACTTACAGCGAGGAACGAAACCTTGACATCGATATGCGAATAGGCGTCCACTCCGGCAATCTATTCGCCGGAGTTATAGGTCAGGCTAAGCTGCAGTTTGATATATGGGGTAagcatattaaatattttatttccataAATTTCCCACCTCTCTCaagattataaaaaaaatattatataaatacaCATTTAATTCGACTGTCTTTAGGAGTCGACGTGAATATAGCCAATCATTTGGAAGCTACCGGCGAGCCGGGTTACGTCCATGTCAGTAGCATTACATTGGGCAACTTGGACTTAAGTGAATATATCGTCCGTCCGGGAACTGCCAAAGCCCAACAGGATCCCGTGCTTCAAAGAGTTCCTATGAGAACATATCTTCTTACCGGTGCGCCCGAAAGGGACTCCGTCCGACGCTCCCAATCTATTGCGTTCATAGGATTCAAATTAAGAGCTCGTAGTGGTCAACTTGAAAAAGACGATATCCCAAAAGACCTAAAGTTGTCGGAGACATTATCTGAAGATTTTCAAAAGATGCACACCGCCGGTCTCGAGTAAGTATTTTTTGTACTCTTTCAGAGGGTTCTATAGGCATGTCTATCTGTCTGTTTGGCTAGGCAAACTTTGTTTTAAAGTCAAAATgtaataaatgtaaatatatTCATTAAGAAcgttttattttggttttttttttttagatttagaTGCTGTCGCCGTAATCGTAAGAAAGATACAGTTTCCAATAATGGCGTCAAATGGTGCTGTTGGGCCCTTCCGGCTTTCCAGGATCGTCGTCTTGAATTTAACTACACTTACAGGACGGACTACGTTCTCAAGTACTCCATTTGCATATCCTATATAATTGGAGTAGTCTTGGTCTATAACCAGGCTACAGCTAACCGGACTATTTGCATTGCGTGCATCTATGTTGACATCATATTGTTTCTATTTATGACCGGAATGCTTTGCATTGCTTGgtataaaaaattttgcttTTGGAAGTACCACGAGGAAAAGGTGTATAGCAAATTGAGCTGCTTGATTTTCACTATCTGGGAGAAGGTCCAGCACAGTGCAACAAAACGAATCGCGGTTTACATATTTATATTGGGCatattttttacatatttGTCCCTATCAGTGGTTAGATACTTGCCatttaattatagtttatatttatttatattgatCATACTGTATTCAGGTGAATTGTGACCTGTATAGGTATCAGGTATTTTTCATAGAGAACACTCTGTTCAACTACGAAAGGGATCAAGACATGTGCTTTCGACCCTGGGTGTTCACAAACCTGATGGCTCTAATCATTGGATTGACCTTTACATTCGCCCACATTCCATTCGGACTGAAGACCACAATCGCGATACTGGAAGTCTTTGCCTACATGATAATACTATATTTTGAGTACTCCTTTATATTCCATCACAGCAAAACAACGTATGCATTTCTTCCCTCGGAATTCGCACATGCCATGCGCATAATATTCGCCTTTATAAGTTTTTATATCAAGGAACGAGAAGTCGAGTTTAACGCTAAGACAAACTTCAAGTATAATATTAGAAAGAAAATATTCATTTCTTAACCTTAGTAATTTTACAGATTAAACAATGACTTACGAAGAAAGCAACAAGATGCCGACGTAACCAACCTATCTATAGTGACTCttctcaaaaatattcttcCATCGCATGTCGGTAAGTGAATTGTAAGTGATATCTCATCTGTGCATAGTGAGTTGAGTCTTCACCATCTGCAGTCGAACTCTAcctgacacacttggagaaGCACGAACTCTACCATGAAAACTACGCAATGGTTTCGGTGATGTTCGCCTCGTTAATTAACtttaaagtaaatttaaaatccTTACGATTACTGAACGACCTAATATCAGAGTTTGACAAACTGGTATGCCAAATGTGTATAGTTTATCCTATTTAAATCAAATGTTTATTTTGGATTGCAGTTGAACGTTTATAAGGAATACTACGTGGTTGAGAAGATCAAGGTGGTTGGCTGCACTTACATGGCTGCCTGTGGACTAGATTTTAATATTGCCTCGTTAGGGAGTAAAGCAAAAATGAACAGTATGATTAtagtatattatattaaatattaaacattaGTATTGACCTTACACTTTTTTCAAGTTCGTCCACCCAGCGAATCGAATGAAAACAGCATGTTTGGAGGAGACAACCTCGAGCAGGTTGTCTTGGTCATGGTTTACTTTGCAGTGGACCTGATGCGAACCCTTTCCGAGTGCAATAAAGCCTACGCTGCGAGCCCATTTGATGGCCACATGAGCAACAACGGGATCTGTATCGGAATCTCGAGTGGAGAAGTGATGGCTGGAATCGTAGGCGCCTCCCAACCGCACTACGACATCTGGGGAAATCCCGTCAACATGGCTTCCCGAATGCAGTCCACTGGTTTAATTGGAAAAATCCAGGTTACCGAAGAATCCGCCATTATACTGCGTGATTTTGGGATCAGTTGTACATTTCGTGGCATGACCTATGTGAAGGGAGTTAACGAAATTCCCACTTATTTCGTAGATATAGACTCCGATTTGAACTTTGTTCGTGAAATGGATTTCAACCCTCGAAGAAGAATGACGCTCTTCAATATAGAGACTGATAGCGATGCGGACAGCAATTTACGGGAGTCAGTGTAATCTTTATACTTTTGCCAAAATATATACGTATTTCgacaataaattttttaaattggctCATTGGCTTGTTCTTTTTACGGCTAGATAATAATTACTGTAATAATAACGTTCTTATTTAAGAGCGTTTATAATACAAGCTTTATATTCTCCACAAACTCTCGCTTCTATATTTCCTTTGGAAACATGAATCTGTAATTCTCAGGGTCAGGACCAAAGTAACCTTAGACCCTAATGTCATGCCAGTATTGTCATCATCCCTCGCATACGATTCCCTACAATACAATTCTACATATCTAAAACATAATTCTAGCTAGCCAAACTATGAATCAATCTACGAGGGGAAGTAGCTGGATTTGGTCAAAGAAAAAGCGGCGTAAGTCATGTAAGCTACGCTTCAATAGTGAGAGGCTGTGGGAACCGAACTATCTGAAGGTATCTGAAGTAACCACCCCTCTAGGCCCTGCTCCACTGCTAAACAGACCCTTTTTTGCAGGCGAAATGTAAGGAGTTGGGACTGGAAGAGGAATACTTAAGGTACCAGATCCGTCTCATGATCAGTTACTTGCGCGTTTTCTTCGTTTTAAATACAATAGTAACTGCCACTCATTGCTTCgtgattatattttttactaatgttagtaattaatattaatatcttTAATTGCACTCTAATTTTCATTTGGTTTTCAGCACAAAACTTTACTTTATATCGATTTACCATTTTACATAGTGCCCAATATTGCTATGCTTCTTTGTTTAAGTATCAATTTATTTGAGAACTTCGTCCATCGGCATAGATGGGTTTTGGCAGCGAGTTCGATTTTAGCTACAATTATTTCGGTATCGTCAGGTAAGCCCATATAATAAAGATAATATCATCTATTTATTAATTCACTTCTAGATATTGCTCAGTGCGTTGTCCATACAAAATGGAGCTTGAACAACACTTTCGATACATATAATCTGTGCATGATTTACATGTTCCTGCCAATAACTTCATTCATGTTGGCCGCGTCCTTGGCGACGTCGGTGAGCGTGGTTTACATAATGTATTTCCTATGCAGCCTAGCAACTCGGCGCATGTACAGCGCACAAAGGGAAAGAGAATTCGCCCAGGCTATGGTAGACGTCTTCCACTACCTTTGCTTCAATATGCTGGGAATGTTCTTCCGCATGATGAACGATACGCTCGTACGCTGCTCCTTTCTTGACCGCCACCAGTTCATGATGGAGGAGCTCTGGCTTCGGAACGCCCGCCGGCAGGAGTCGATGCTGCTGAACTCTATTCTGCCGCCACAGATAGCCAAGTCGCTTCAGAAGTCCATCAAGGAACGGATCAAAGCAACCGAACACGGTTCTATAATTAACCGAGCCCAGATGCACTTCTCGAGCCCCTTGGCTATCCAGATACACCCCGACGTCAGTATCTTGTACGCGGATGTAGTGAACTACACCTATCTTACAACGACACTGAGAGTGGAAAAACTAGTGACGATTCTCCATGACCTCTATGGCAGATTCGACATGGCGGCCTCAATTTTTAAGGTGCAGCGCATAAAGTTCCTGGGTGACTGCTACTATTGTGTGGCAGGTCTACATGAACCGGATCCTGATCATGCCATCTGTGCCGTCTCTCTGGGCATATCCATGATTGCGAATATCCAGGAAGTGAAGTATTATACTActatataaaacaagaaaaagcTACTAAGTATATTAATATTTCGACCCACAGGAAGCAACGGAACTTAAACATTGATATGAGAATTGGGGTCCACTCGGGAAATCTATTTGCAGGGGTTTTAGGTGTTGCAAAGTTGCAGCTTGACATTTGGGGTCAGTCAAACCTATTCCTAAAAGATAATTAGTAATTATTTATTCTGAATGATTAAAAAATCTCTGGTATTTTAAGGACCCGACGTGGAAATTGCCAATCACCTGGAGTCTACCGGCGAACCAGGCTATGTACATGTCAGTAGCAGGACTTTGGCCAGCTTAAACTTGGACGATTATACAGTTATACCGGGCACTATCAAAGCCCAAGAAGATCCTGTGCTCCAGAAACATCCCATGAGTACATACCTCATTACCGGAGCGGCACAACGAGACTCGTACCAGCAGTCCAGGGATCCACATCCAGCTTCTATGCTAGACATCCAATCCCGGCCAAAGCAGCATAGCAGAAGCTCAAAGCAATTGTCAACCACTGAAGAGTTGCAGATGGAGTTTCGCAATATGCCGGTTGGAGGGTTCGAGTGAGTATATACAGATATATACAATGTAAGACAGATCATAAAAACATTACCGTTTATATTTAGCTGCAGCTACTGCTTGCCCAGCAAGCCAggccaaaataaaaagaagCAAACAAAGAATGATCTTGGGATGTTTTGTGCCGCTTTCAAGGATTCCAGAGTTGAATGGGATTTTCTACGTAGACCCGACTATATGCTTAAATACTCCATATTGATGGCCTGGTTTATTGGAAACTGTTTGGTATTCATTCAGCTCGTGACTAACCGAAGAAACTGTCCCCCATGCATTTTGGTTGATATCTTagctttcttttatttaaccGCACTTCTTTGCATTTCTTGGTATAAAAAGTACTGCCACTGGATGTATAGAAATGATGAAACAAGGCTGTATGGCCCCTTTAGCTGCTTGGTTTTCCGTTTGTTTGAGGGGATTCAGCAAAGTATGTCAAGACGCCTTTTACTTTACTTGTCTATATTAGGCACATACTTTTTGGTAGTATTTTTGATTGTGGTAAGTATTTTTAGATtgggaaaacaaaatacatttttgcagcattttaaaattgtttttagatAAATTGTGAAGCTGATTTATTCCAGTTGAGCTTCATTGAAGCAAAACTATATAGGTATGAAGTGAGTAGGGATGTTTGCTTCCATCCCTGGGCCTTCACCAACATGATGGCTCTGATTCTTGGAACGAGCTACATGTTCAGCAGGATTTCTTTTTCGTTGAAAACGATAATAAGTCTGGTGGAGGTCATTgtgtattttatatttatattcctTCAGTTCACATATGTATTCCACCATAGTGTGACTACGACTCCCTATTTGATAGCGGAAGTCGCCCATGCGACGCGAATAATAGTCACATTTGTGACGTTCTATTTAAAAGAGAGGCAGGTGGAGTTCAACACAAAGACGAATTTTAAGTAAGTAGGCTTAATGCAAATTAAGAAGCTGCTGAAGTAGATTTTTGCTAATATAATATCATTAGACTTAATATAGACCTTCAAAATAAGCAACATGCAGCCGATATAACCAACCAGTCGATTATCATTCTACTCAACAACATTCTTCCCACCCACGTGGGTAAGTCAATAACTAAtcgcaacattttttttcattcctaaataaatttgaatttttattctAACATGTGACAATAACTAAAATTGATTTACAGTCGAAGTGTATCTGTCGAATGTAGCCAAGCACCAACTCTATTATGAAAACTACTCAATGGTCTCGGTCATGTTCGCCTCGTTAATCAATTTTCAAATGGATTTGCCTGGTCTACGGATATTAAATAACATAGTCACCGAGTTCGATAAATTGGTTAGCTGAAAGTCTCAAACGTTACTAATACTAATACTAAATAATaatgctaaaaataaaataacttcCTTTTAATCGCAGCTTAGCGTCTACAAAGAATACTTTGTGGTTGAAAAAATCAAGATCGTTGGATGCACTTACATGGCTGCTTGTGGATTAGATTTCAACCTGGTCGAAAATAGCTCTAGGGGCCTAGGAGAAATATGTTagttttttacatttattttaattaataaacaatttaattccaatgttaaattttctttgtAGCTGAACGATTGTCACGCCCGCCAACGCTTTCAGGTTCTATACGAAGCGACGCAAGCCACGACGAGGTTGTGCTAGTTATGGCGACCTTCGCCCTGGACCTTATGCGAACCCTTTCAGTGTGCAATATGGCCTATTCGGAAATACCTACTGAACGTGGCTTTTCCCACGGAAATATCTGTATCGGCATCTCCAGTGGGGAGATAATGGCCGGAGTGGTGGGCGCCTCTCAGCCGCACTACGACATATGGGGCCACCCAGTGAACTTGGCTTCCCGAATGCAGTCGACTGGCTTGGCCGGTCACATCCAAGTGACCGAAGAATCGGCAAAAATTTTGTCTGGGTACGGCATTAGCAGTACTTTTCGAGACTTGACCTATGTTAAGGGAGTTGGCAAAATTCCGACGTATTTTGTGGATATCGACACGGGCTTTCAGTTTATTTTCATTCCTGGCCCTCCATCGGAAAGGCGTGGTACAACTCTAGATACATTCTTTCTTGAGAGGAAATCCACAGAGGAAGAGGAATATTTCCAATAGGTCTAttcatttacatttatttcacATAAACCTTCCTAaacaaatacatatatattttctactATGCAGTCTGATCATTTTTTGGTGTCAAACAAGTTTCTAACAATATTATGTACTTTTTAATCAAAGTAGTATTTTCCGTATCCTTATTGACGGCAAAAAAATCTCAATAATTCAAGAGTCGAAATTGTAAGCTGCCTCGATTTCAAGGAGAATATAAAATGCCACCTAAACGATGTCTCCTCAATTACTCGAAGGAGAGGATGTGGGAACCCGGCTACCTTAAAGTGAGAAGTTTAGAGTGAGCGCTTGTTATAAGgcaaaaattcataaaaattacCATCGGCAGGCCAAATGCAAGGAGCTGGGCTTGGAGGATGAATTCCAATTGTATCAGATCCGACTGTGGAAAAGCTATCTGAGCGTTTTTTATTTGCTTCACATTTTAGTTTCTATAAGCCATGTCACCCTTCTGCTAACGACTTGCGAAGTAAGTAGATGAATTGAAGATTAGTGCAccttgttttaaaaaaataacaatagcACGTTGAACTAATATACTTCGACGTGGGACTTTTCATTGCAAGTGCTGTGCTTCTTTTATCTATTCTAAgcattaatttttatgataCTTTTATTGCGAATCACACATGGGTGATGTTCGTCAGCTCAACGCTCGCCGCACTGACTTTGGTTTTGACAGGCAAGTCTCTAAAATATGCTGTCCGTACCAAGAAATgatttaaaacaaaactttCACCGCTTCGTAGACTTATTTCAGACATTTTACCATAAAAAGTATACCAACTGGACCCTTGTATCATTCTACGATACGTATATTATCTTTATGATATACATGTTCTTGCCAATTCACTTTATTTTCGGTGCAGTGTGTCTTGGCCTCTTGGTTTCTGCCATCTACATCATTTATTTTCTGATCTTTGTGCGCATAAGGTTCGTCCAGCTCTTTTCCGATATGGTCCGTTTCAGTGGAATGTGGGTTGATATAGTCCACTATATGAGCCTTAACATGGTCGGTGTCTTTTTCCGTATGATGAACGACATTGTGGTACGATCGTCCTTCCTAGACCGCCATCAGTACATCAAAGAAGA includes these proteins:
- the LOC6497039 gene encoding adenylyl cyclase X E isoform X2 → MRIGVHSGNLFAGVLGVAKLQLDIWGPDVEIANHLESTGEPGYVHVSSRTLASLNLDDYTVIPGTIKAQEDPVLQKHPMSTYLITGAAQRDSYQQSRDPHPASMLDIQSRPKQHSRSSKQLSTTEELQMEFRNMPVGGFDCSYCLPSKPGQNKKKQTKNDLGMFCAAFKDSRVEWDFLRRPDYMLKYSILMAWFIGNCLVFIQLVTNRRNCPPCILVDILAFFYLTALLCISWYKKYCHWMYRNDETRLYGPFSCLVFRLFEGIQQSMSRRLLLYLSILGTYFLVVFLIVINCEADLFQLSFIEAKLYRYEVSRDVCFHPWAFTNMMALILGTSYMFSRISFSLKTIISLVEVIVYFIFIFLQFTYVFHHSVTTTPYLIAEVAHATRIIVTFVTFYLKERQVEFNTKTNFKLNIDLQNKQHAADITNQSIIILLNNILPTHVVEVYLSNVAKHQLYYENYSMVSVMFASLINFQMDLPGLRILNNIVTEFDKLLSVYKEYFVVEKIKIVGCTYMAACGLDFNLVENSSRGLGEISERLSRPPTLSGSIRSDASHDEVVLVMATFALDLMRTLSVCNMAYSEIPTERGFSHGNICIGISSGEIMAGVVGASQPHYDIWGHPVNLASRMQSTGLAGHIQVTEESAKILSGYGISSTFRDLTYVKGVGKIPTYFVDIDTGFQFIFIPGPPSERRGTTLDTFFLERKSTEEEEYFQ
- the LOC6497039 gene encoding adenylyl cyclase X E isoform X1 gives rise to the protein MNQSTRGSSWIWSKKKRRKSCKLRFNSERLWEPNYLKAKCKELGLEEEYLRYQIRLMISYLRVFFVLNTIVTATHCFVIIFFTNHKTLLYIDLPFYIVPNIAMLLCLSINLFENFVHRHRWVLAASSILATIISVSSDIAQCVVHTKWSLNNTFDTYNLCMIYMFLPITSFMLAASLATSVSVVYIMYFLCSLATRRMYSAQREREFAQAMVDVFHYLCFNMLGMFFRMMNDTLVRCSFLDRHQFMMEELWLRNARRQESMLLNSILPPQIAKSLQKSIKERIKATEHGSIINRAQMHFSSPLAIQIHPDVSILYADVVNYTYLTTTLRVEKLVTILHDLYGRFDMAASIFKVQRIKFLGDCYYCVAGLHEPDPDHAICAVSLGISMIANIQEVKKQRNLNIDMRIGVHSGNLFAGVLGVAKLQLDIWGPDVEIANHLESTGEPGYVHVSSRTLASLNLDDYTVIPGTIKAQEDPVLQKHPMSTYLITGAAQRDSYQQSRDPHPASMLDIQSRPKQHSRSSKQLSTTEELQMEFRNMPVGGFDCSYCLPSKPGQNKKKQTKNDLGMFCAAFKDSRVEWDFLRRPDYMLKYSILMAWFIGNCLVFIQLVTNRRNCPPCILVDILAFFYLTALLCISWYKKYCHWMYRNDETRLYGPFSCLVFRLFEGIQQSMSRRLLLYLSILGTYFLVVFLIVINCEADLFQLSFIEAKLYRYEVSRDVCFHPWAFTNMMALILGTSYMFSRISFSLKTIISLVEVIVYFIFIFLQFTYVFHHSVTTTPYLIAEVAHATRIIVTFVTFYLKERQVEFNTKTNFKLNIDLQNKQHAADITNQSIIILLNNILPTHVVEVYLSNVAKHQLYYENYSMVSVMFASLINFQMDLPGLRILNNIVTEFDKLLSVYKEYFVVEKIKIVGCTYMAACGLDFNLVENSSRGLGEISERLSRPPTLSGSIRSDASHDEVVLVMATFALDLMRTLSVCNMAYSEIPTERGFSHGNICIGISSGEIMAGVVGASQPHYDIWGHPVNLASRMQSTGLAGHIQVTEESAKILSGYGISSTFRDLTYVKGVGKIPTYFVDIDTGFQFIFIPGPPSERRGTTLDTFFLERKSTEEEEYFQ
- the LOC26515549 gene encoding adenylyl cyclase X E, with protein sequence MINIKINKPKYRSTYLPRKNRPCKLYYERERYWEYDYLKNKCKEMRLEKSYRLYQVRLMLSYLGVFFIVHTFITLLVCLVIFTLPVHPPYVNMEIAFQVVSASLVIACLSVNFIEHIVVHHCWYMAASSVVATLIATFSDLGQCLIFKEFYGWNLYNSYDTYILCMIYMFLPIISIKICLILGAIVSSLYIGHYYYNLGVSLETENFNRTVDVTHFFCFNLLGVFYRMMNDILVRSSFLDRQQYMIEEFWLRNARKQEAALLNTIFPPQIAKSIYRSIKERIINANLLNEKQQARIQHSTIMAIQMHPDVSILYADVVNYTHLTTTLPVQELVNVLHDLYGRFDMAANIFNVMRIKFLGDCYYCVAGLQQPDPQHAKLAVSLGISMIANIKEVREERNLDIDMRIGVHSGNLFAGVIGQAKLQFDIWGVDVNIANHLEATGEPGYVHVSSITLGNLDLSEYIVRPGTAKAQQDPVLQRVPMRTYLLTGAPERDSVRRSQSIAFIGFKLRARSGQLEKDDIPKDLKLSETLSEDFQKMHTAGLEFRCCRRNRKKDTVSNNGVKWCCWALPAFQDRRLEFNYTYRTDYVLKYSICISYIIGVVLVYNQATANRTICIACIYVDIILFLFMTGMLCIAWYKKFCFWKYHEEKVYSKLSCLIFTIWEKVQHSATKRIAVYIFILGIFFTYLSLSVVNCDLYRYQVFFIENTLFNYERDQDMCFRPWVFTNLMALIIGLTFTFAHIPFGLKTTIAILEVFAYMIILYFEYSFIFHHSKTTYAFLPSEFAHAMRIIFAFISFYIKEREVEFNAKTNFKLNNDLRRKQQDADVTNLSIVTLLKNILPSHVVELYLTHLEKHELYHENYAMVSVMFASLINFKVNLKSLRLLNDLISEFDKLLNVYKEYYVVEKIKVVGCTYMAACGLDFNIASLGSKAKMNIRPPSESNENSMFGGDNLEQVVLVMVYFAVDLMRTLSECNKAYAASPFDGHMSNNGICIGISSGEVMAGIVGASQPHYDIWGNPVNMASRMQSTGLIGKIQVTEESAIILRDFGISCTFRGMTYVKGVNEIPTYFVDIDSDLNFVREMDFNPRRRMTLFNIETDSDADSNLRESV